One region of Agrobacterium tumefaciens genomic DNA includes:
- the dnaA gene encoding chromosomal replication initiator protein DnaA, producing the protein MKHDALFERFSARLKAQVGPEVYASWFARLKLHTVSKSVVRFTVPTTFLKSWINNRYMDLITSLVQSEDPDVLKVEILVRSASRPARPAQVEERVQPVQDMGAVARNKSFIPSQPATAPSAQPAAAQATLRQGSSGPLFGSPLDTRFTFDTFVEGSSNRVALAAAKTIAEAGAGAVRFNPLFIHAGVGLGKTHLLQAIANAAIDSPRNPRVVYLTAEYFMWRFATAIRDNDALTLKDTLRNIDLLVIDDMQFLQGKMIQHEFCHLLNMLLDSAKQVVVAADRAPWELESLDPRVRSRLQGGMAIEIEGPDYDMRYEMLNRRMGSARQDDPSFEISDEILTHVAKSVTASGRELEGAFNQLMFRRSFEPNLSVDRVDELLSHLVGSGEAKRVRIEDIQRIVARHYNVSRQELVSNRRTRVIVKPRQIAMYLAKMLTPRSFPEIGRRFGGRDHTTVLHAVRKIEDLISGDTKLGHEVELLKRLINENNA; encoded by the coding sequence ATGAAGCACGATGCGCTGTTTGAACGTTTTAGCGCGCGGCTGAAGGCACAGGTTGGTCCCGAGGTCTATGCAAGCTGGTTTGCACGGCTCAAACTCCACACCGTTTCGAAAAGCGTCGTCCGCTTTACCGTTCCGACGACCTTTCTGAAGTCCTGGATCAACAACCGTTATATGGATCTGATCACCAGTCTCGTCCAAAGCGAGGATCCGGACGTGCTGAAGGTGGAAATTCTTGTCCGCTCCGCCAGCCGCCCGGCCCGCCCCGCGCAGGTCGAGGAACGGGTGCAGCCCGTTCAGGACATGGGCGCTGTTGCGCGCAACAAGTCCTTCATTCCGTCGCAGCCCGCGACAGCACCCTCTGCACAGCCTGCGGCGGCGCAGGCGACGCTGCGGCAGGGTAGCTCCGGGCCGCTGTTCGGTTCGCCGCTCGATACACGTTTCACCTTTGACACTTTTGTCGAGGGCTCGTCCAACCGCGTCGCGCTTGCGGCGGCAAAGACGATCGCTGAAGCGGGTGCCGGTGCTGTGCGCTTCAATCCGCTGTTCATTCATGCTGGTGTCGGGCTTGGCAAGACACACCTTCTGCAGGCGATTGCCAATGCCGCCATCGACAGCCCGCGCAACCCGCGTGTGGTCTATCTGACGGCCGAATATTTCATGTGGCGTTTTGCGACCGCGATCCGCGACAATGATGCGCTGACGCTGAAGGACACCCTGCGCAATATCGACCTTCTCGTCATCGACGACATGCAGTTCCTGCAGGGCAAGATGATCCAGCACGAATTCTGCCACCTGTTGAACATGCTGCTCGACAGCGCCAAGCAGGTTGTCGTGGCCGCTGACCGCGCGCCGTGGGAGCTGGAATCGCTTGATCCGCGTGTCCGTTCGCGCCTTCAGGGTGGCATGGCCATCGAGATCGAAGGCCCCGATTACGACATGCGCTACGAAATGCTCAACCGTCGCATGGGTTCTGCGCGTCAGGACGATCCGTCTTTCGAGATTTCGGACGAAATACTGACCCATGTGGCCAAAAGCGTGACAGCGAGCGGACGCGAGCTTGAAGGCGCCTTCAACCAGCTGATGTTCCGACGCTCTTTCGAGCCGAACCTCTCGGTTGACCGTGTCGATGAGCTGCTGTCGCACCTCGTCGGCAGTGGGGAGGCCAAGCGCGTCCGTATCGAGGATATTCAGCGCATCGTCGCCAGGCATTATAATGTGTCGCGGCAGGAGCTGGTTTCCAACCGTCGCACCCGCGTCATCGTCAAGCCGCGCCAGATCGCAATGTATCTGGCCAAGATGCTGACACCGCGCTCATTTCCCGAGATCGGTCGCCGTTTCGGCGGTCGCGACCACACCACGGTTCTTCACGCGGTGCGCAAGATCGAGGATCTGATTTCCGGTGACACCAAGCTCGGCCACGAGGTTGAGCTGCTGAAGCGCCTGATTAACGAAAACAACGCATGA
- the hemW gene encoding radical SAM family heme chaperone HemW, whose translation MTGEHQLSAPGASLLPDTGDPGFGIYLHWPFCAAKCPYCDFNSHVRHRPVDQERFTAAFLSEMAKMRALSGPRVVTSIFMGGGTPSLMDPQTVGALLDGVSRFWHVPDGIEITMEANPSSVEAERFRGYRAAGVNRVSLGVQALNDRDLKFLGRLHDVADALKAIRLAREIFPRMSFDLIYARPNQTVAEWDAELKEAVSYAVDHLSLYQLTIEEGTPFYGLHKAGKLIVPDGEHSAVLYEATQEITERYGMPAYEVSNHARPGAESRHNLTYWRYGDYAGIGPGAHGRLTNGASKLATVTERHPETWLDTVEREGHGMVDQELLGVDEQADELLLMGLRLREGIDLARWSDLSGRELDPEKEEFLLQHGFVERIGNSRLRCTPSGMLILDAVVADLAC comes from the coding sequence ATGACCGGGGAGCACCAACTTTCTGCCCCCGGCGCGTCGCTTCTGCCGGATACGGGCGATCCCGGTTTCGGGATCTATCTGCACTGGCCCTTCTGTGCGGCCAAATGCCCCTATTGCGATTTCAACAGCCATGTCCGCCACCGCCCGGTGGATCAGGAACGGTTCACTGCGGCGTTCCTCAGCGAAATGGCAAAGATGCGGGCGCTCAGCGGTCCGCGTGTCGTTACCAGCATTTTCATGGGCGGCGGCACACCTTCGCTGATGGACCCGCAGACCGTAGGCGCGCTTCTTGATGGCGTTTCGCGCTTCTGGCATGTGCCTGATGGTATCGAGATCACCATGGAGGCCAATCCTTCAAGCGTCGAGGCGGAGCGGTTTCGCGGTTACCGGGCAGCCGGCGTCAATCGCGTCTCGCTCGGCGTCCAGGCGCTGAACGACCGGGACCTGAAGTTCCTTGGCCGTCTGCATGATGTTGCCGATGCGCTTAAAGCCATCCGTCTGGCGCGGGAGATTTTTCCGCGCATGTCCTTCGATCTGATTTACGCCCGCCCGAACCAGACGGTGGCCGAATGGGACGCTGAGCTGAAGGAAGCCGTCTCCTACGCCGTCGACCATCTGTCGCTCTATCAGCTCACTATCGAGGAAGGCACGCCGTTCTACGGGCTGCACAAGGCTGGCAAGCTGATCGTACCGGATGGCGAGCATTCGGCGGTGCTTTATGAAGCGACGCAGGAAATCACCGAGCGTTACGGCATGCCGGCGTACGAGGTTTCCAATCACGCCCGCCCCGGTGCGGAAAGCCGCCATAACCTGACCTATTGGCGTTATGGCGATTATGCCGGTATTGGACCCGGTGCGCATGGACGCCTGACCAATGGCGCCTCCAAGCTCGCCACCGTCACCGAGCGCCATCCCGAAACCTGGCTCGATACCGTCGAGCGTGAAGGCCACGGCATGGTCGATCAGGAGCTTCTCGGCGTCGACGAACAGGCAGACGAATTGCTGCTGATGGGTCTTCGCCTGCGCGAAGGCATTGATCTTGCTCGCTGGAGCGATCTCTCCGGCCGCGAACTCGACCCGGAGAAAGAGGAATTCCTCCTGCAACACGGCTTCGTGGAACGGATCGGCAATTCCCGCCTGCGCTGCACCCCTTCCGGCATGCTTATTCTGGATGCCGTGGTCGCCGATCTCGCCTGCTGA
- the rdgB gene encoding RdgB/HAM1 family non-canonical purine NTP pyrophosphatase: protein MRKLDTRTIVVASHNKGKIAEIADLIGPFGFSAKSAAELNFVEPDETGTTFEENAAIKALASAKASGLPALSDDSGLVIDALDGAPGVYTANWAETADGTRDFAMAMQKVEDALAERGATKPEDRTGRFVSVLCLAWPDGHVEYFRGEVEGTVAWPPRGTSGFGYDPIFKPEGYDTTFGEMTADEKHGWKHGDAFALSHRARAFKKFVETCLEA, encoded by the coding sequence ATGCGCAAGCTCGATACCAGAACGATCGTTGTCGCCAGCCACAACAAGGGCAAGATCGCCGAAATCGCCGACCTGATCGGGCCTTTCGGCTTTTCAGCCAAATCGGCTGCGGAGCTAAACTTCGTGGAGCCGGACGAGACAGGCACCACCTTTGAGGAAAATGCTGCCATCAAGGCGCTTGCGTCTGCGAAGGCATCCGGCCTGCCGGCTCTGTCTGACGATTCCGGTCTGGTCATCGATGCGCTGGATGGCGCGCCGGGCGTTTACACCGCCAATTGGGCGGAAACGGCTGACGGTACGCGCGACTTCGCCATGGCCATGCAGAAGGTCGAGGATGCGCTTGCCGAACGCGGTGCAACGAAGCCGGAAGACCGCACGGGCCGCTTCGTCAGCGTGCTGTGCCTTGCCTGGCCGGACGGGCATGTCGAATATTTTCGCGGCGAGGTGGAAGGCACGGTGGCGTGGCCACCGCGTGGAACGAGCGGTTTCGGCTATGACCCCATCTTCAAACCGGAAGGTTACGACACCACATTCGGTGAAATGACCGCAGACGAAAAACACGGCTGGAAGCACGGCGATGCGTTTGCGCTCTCCCACCGTGCCCGCGCGTTCAAAAAATTCGTCGAAACCTGTCTGGAGGCATGA